In one Silene latifolia isolate original U9 population chromosome 10, ASM4854445v1, whole genome shotgun sequence genomic region, the following are encoded:
- the LOC141607524 gene encoding uncharacterized protein LOC141607524 — MPIQTTRPKKQDCECLVDKICARIHGYGARKFSYAGRLVIVKSVLNSLHSYWASMFVIPKGIIKSIEAVCRNFLWDNSADYRRTPLVGWDTIFRPKDEGGLGLKDQESWNKAMVGRLVDWVSTQRDSIWVHWVQSNYLKGQEWMEYKPSTNSSWVWRRICKVKDEMRTGYVNGQWNVQPGGFTPAGCYAWFRGTRPRVQWVKAVWNGWALPKHQFLGWLVAHEALNTAARLASFGVDIEDKCYLCGLASENIEHLFCDCLYSRRIVRELNKKTTWVFPVRDMMDWCMLRTGTVLQRGIQNAMVMSLLYQVWQQRNKGRNEKVLISPEVVAGTILEDMRSRVRTREKTMMTLAERDWLVRMRLIE; from the coding sequence ATGCCAATCCAGACTACAAGACCCAAAAAGCAAGACTGTGAGTGCCTTGTGGATAAAATATGTGCTAGGATACATGGGTATGGGGCAAGAAAATTCTCCTATGCTGGAAGGTTAGTAATAGTCAAGAGTGTGCTTAATTCTTTACATTCTTACTGGGCATCTATGTTTGTCATTCCCAAAGGAATCATCAAAAGCATTGAAGCAGTTTGTAGAAACTTCCTCTGGGATAACTCTGCAGATTATAGGAGGACTCCTCTTGTGGGATGGGACACTATTTTTAGACCTAAAGATGAAGGAGGTTTGGGGCTCAAGGATCAGGAATCTTGGAATAAGGCCATGGTAGGAAGATTGGTGGACTGGGTATCTACGCAAAGAGACTCAATTTGGGTACATTGGGTGCAAAGTAACTATCTTAAGGGTCAGGAGTGGATGGAATACAAGCCTAGTACGAACTCAAGCTGGGTATGGAGGAGAATTTGCAAGGTTAAGGATGAAATGAGGACTGGTTATGTCAATGGACAGTGGAATGTTCAACCAGGAGGTTTTACTCCAGCTGGTTGTTATGCCTGGTTCAGAGGGACAAGGCCAAGAGTTCAATGGGTTAAGGCAGTTTGGAATGGGTGGGCCTTACCCAAGCACCAATTCTTGGGTTGGCTGGTTGCTCATGAGGCCTTAAATACAGCTGCTAGATTAGCCAGTTTTGGGGTGGATATTGAGGACAAATGCTATCTGTGTGGCCTAGCTTCTGAAAATATTGAGCATTTGTTTTGTGATTGCCTTTACAGTAGAAGAATTGTACGGGAGCTGAACAAGAAAACTACTTGGGTGTTTCCTGTCAGGGATATGATGGATTGGTGCATGCTTAGAACAGGTACTGTACTTCAGAGAGGAATACAAAATGCTATGGTGATGAGCCTCTTGTACCAGGTATGGCAACAGAGAAACAAAGGCAGGAATGAGAAGGTTCTGATTAGTCCAGAAGTTGTGGCAGGTACAATTTTGGAGGATATGAGATCAAGAGTTCGAACCCGAGAAAAAACAATGATGACTCTTGCAGAACGAGATTGGCTTGTTAGAATGCGTCTTATAGAATGA
- the LOC141605570 gene encoding 1-deoxy-D-xylulose-5-phosphate synthase, chloroplastic isoform X3 gives MDITNLKYPVGFTLNSHQNSRDSVDNCQFTTFNSQFHRITLCPSFISANISKSHVGRITALSDKSEFSWEEMPTPILDMVENPINMKNLSTKELKQLADEIRGELSHLVSKGQRALQASLPVVELTVAIHYVFHAPMDKILWDKGDQTYAHKLLTGRRSLMSTLGQKNGLSVCTSRSESEFDPFGSGHGCSSISAGLGFAVARDIKGKRERVVSIISNETTSAGQVYEAMSNAGYLDSNLLVILNDSRHSLHPKLDEDSRTPINALSSTLSKLQSSKSFRRFREVAKGLTKRVGKGLYEWAAKVDEYARGMLGPAGSTLFEELGLYYIGPVDGNNVEDLICVLQEVSSLNSMGPVLVHVMTNEITSPAILPTDTTENLDTDTPIPETLLAGIGPRTYCDYFVEALSTEAEKDKDIVAVHAGMRMERPIELFQEKFQDRFFDVGIAEQHAVTFSAGLASGGLRPFCIIPSAYLQRAYDQVVHDVDRQKVPVRFAITNAGLVGSDGPVSCGPYDITFMSCLPNMIVMAPSDEFELARMVSTAAQIDDRPVCFRYPSGALVSLNNCIGSTIPIESPTRGD, from the exons ATGGATATTACTAATCTCAAGTACCCAGTTGGGTTTACACTTAATTCTCATCAAAATTCCAGAGATTCCGTTGATAATTGCCAATTCACAACCTTCAATTCTCAATTCCATAGGATTACTTTATGCCCATCTTTTATTTCCGCCAATATATCCAAG AGTCATGTTGGAAGAATCACAGCTTTAAGTGATAAGAGTGAATTTTCCTGGGAGGAAATGCCGACCCCTATACTCGATATGGTTGAGAACCCCATTAACATGAAAAACTTGTCAACTAAG GAGCTCAAACAATTAGCTGATGAAATTCGCGGAGAGCTTTCACACCTGGTATCAAAAGGACAGAGAGCTTTACAAGCTAGCCTACCTGTGGTGGAGTTGACTGTTGCCATTCACTATGTTTTTCATGCACCAATGGACAAAATCTTGTGGGATAAAGGAGATCAA ACATATGCCCATAAGTTACTCACTGGAAGGAGATCCCTGATGAGCACACTTGGACAGAAGAATGGACTTTCTGTCTGTACAAGTCGGTCTGAGAGTGAGTTTGATCCATTTGGCTCAGGTCATGGATGCAGCAGTATCTCTGCTGGACTTG GATTTGCCGTGGCAAGAGATATCAAAGGAAAAAGGGAACGTGTAGTATCTATTATTAGCAATGAAACAACCAGCGCTGGTCAGGTTTATGAGGCGATGAGTAATGCTGGGTATTTGGACTCCAACTTACTGGTGATTTTAAATGACAGTCGTCACTCTTTGCATCCTAAGCTTGATGAGGACTCTAGGACACCTATTAATGCACTTTCTAGTACATTGAGCAAGCTTCAATCCAGTAAATCTTTCCGTCGATTCAGAGAAGTTGCTAAG GGTCTTACTAAGAGAGTCGGCAAAGGGTTATATGAATGGGCTGCAAAAGTCGATGAATATGCTCGTGGTATGCTGGGACCTGCAGGATCTACTCTTTTTGAAGAGTTAGGTCTCTATTACATCGGCCCAGTAGATGGTAACAACGTCGAAGACCTCATTTGTGTGCTGCAAGAAGTATCGTCATTGAATTCAATGGGGCCTGTGCTGGTTCATGTCATGACAAATGAAATTACTTCCCCAGCTATACTGCCGACTGATACCACAGAAAATCTTGATACTG ATACACCTATTCCTGAGACATTGCTTGCTGGCATTGGTCCTCGGACATATTGTGATTACTTTGTAGAGGCTTTATCTACAGAGGCAGAGAAGGACAAAGATATTGTTGCAGTTCATGCAGGAATGAGAATGGAGCGGCCCATTGAATTGTTCCAGGAAAAATTTCAAGATCGTTTTTTTGATGTTGGAATTGCTGAGCAACATGCGGTTACATTTTCAGCTGGTTTAGCAAGTGGTGGACTGAGACCCTTTTGTATTATTCCTTCCGCCTATCTTCAAAGAGCTTATGATCAG GTTGTCCACGATGTCGACCGGCAAAAAGTCCCTGTGCGTTTTGCCATTACAAATGCAGGATTGGTTGGTTCAGATGGACCAGTGTCCTGTGGACCATATGACATAACTTTTATGTCATGCTTaccaaacatgatagtcatggcGCCCTCCGATGAGTTTGAACTTGCTCGCATGGTGTCCACAGCAGCTCAAATTGATGACCGGCCAGTGTGTTTCCGGTATCCTAGTGGTGCCCTTGTCAGTTTAAACAATTGCATTGGTAGTACAATACCTATTGAG TCGCCTACTCGTGGAGATTGA
- the LOC141605570 gene encoding putative 1-deoxy-D-xylulose-5-phosphate synthase, chloroplastic isoform X1, with product MDITNLKYPVGFTLNSHQNSRDSVDNCQFTTFNSQFHRITLCPSFISANISKSHVGRITALSDKSEFSWEEMPTPILDMVENPINMKNLSTKELKQLADEIRGELSHLVSKGQRALQASLPVVELTVAIHYVFHAPMDKILWDKGDQTYAHKLLTGRRSLMSTLGQKNGLSVCTSRSESEFDPFGSGHGCSSISAGLGFAVARDIKGKRERVVSIISNETTSAGQVYEAMSNAGYLDSNLLVILNDSRHSLHPKLDEDSRTPINALSSTLSKLQSSKSFRRFREVAKGLTKRVGKGLYEWAAKVDEYARGMLGPAGSTLFEELGLYYIGPVDGNNVEDLICVLQEVSSLNSMGPVLVHVMTNEITSPAILPTDTTENLDTDTPIPETLLAGIGPRTYCDYFVEALSTEAEKDKDIVAVHAGMRMERPIELFQEKFQDRFFDVGIAEQHAVTFSAGLASGGLRPFCIIPSAYLQRAYDQVVHDVDRQKVPVRFAITNAGLVGSDGPVSCGPYDITFMSCLPNMIVMAPSDEFELARMVSTAAQIDDRPVCFRYPSGALVSLNNCIGSTIPIEIGKGKVLIEGKDVALLGYGAMVQNCLSAQSLLSKLGVEVTVADARFCKPLDLKLVRGLCENHAFLITVEEGSVGGFGSHVAQFIALDGKLDGRIQWRPIVLPDTYIEHASPNEQLISAGLTGHHIAATALSLLGRTREALLLMC from the exons ATGGATATTACTAATCTCAAGTACCCAGTTGGGTTTACACTTAATTCTCATCAAAATTCCAGAGATTCCGTTGATAATTGCCAATTCACAACCTTCAATTCTCAATTCCATAGGATTACTTTATGCCCATCTTTTATTTCCGCCAATATATCCAAG AGTCATGTTGGAAGAATCACAGCTTTAAGTGATAAGAGTGAATTTTCCTGGGAGGAAATGCCGACCCCTATACTCGATATGGTTGAGAACCCCATTAACATGAAAAACTTGTCAACTAAG GAGCTCAAACAATTAGCTGATGAAATTCGCGGAGAGCTTTCACACCTGGTATCAAAAGGACAGAGAGCTTTACAAGCTAGCCTACCTGTGGTGGAGTTGACTGTTGCCATTCACTATGTTTTTCATGCACCAATGGACAAAATCTTGTGGGATAAAGGAGATCAA ACATATGCCCATAAGTTACTCACTGGAAGGAGATCCCTGATGAGCACACTTGGACAGAAGAATGGACTTTCTGTCTGTACAAGTCGGTCTGAGAGTGAGTTTGATCCATTTGGCTCAGGTCATGGATGCAGCAGTATCTCTGCTGGACTTG GATTTGCCGTGGCAAGAGATATCAAAGGAAAAAGGGAACGTGTAGTATCTATTATTAGCAATGAAACAACCAGCGCTGGTCAGGTTTATGAGGCGATGAGTAATGCTGGGTATTTGGACTCCAACTTACTGGTGATTTTAAATGACAGTCGTCACTCTTTGCATCCTAAGCTTGATGAGGACTCTAGGACACCTATTAATGCACTTTCTAGTACATTGAGCAAGCTTCAATCCAGTAAATCTTTCCGTCGATTCAGAGAAGTTGCTAAG GGTCTTACTAAGAGAGTCGGCAAAGGGTTATATGAATGGGCTGCAAAAGTCGATGAATATGCTCGTGGTATGCTGGGACCTGCAGGATCTACTCTTTTTGAAGAGTTAGGTCTCTATTACATCGGCCCAGTAGATGGTAACAACGTCGAAGACCTCATTTGTGTGCTGCAAGAAGTATCGTCATTGAATTCAATGGGGCCTGTGCTGGTTCATGTCATGACAAATGAAATTACTTCCCCAGCTATACTGCCGACTGATACCACAGAAAATCTTGATACTG ATACACCTATTCCTGAGACATTGCTTGCTGGCATTGGTCCTCGGACATATTGTGATTACTTTGTAGAGGCTTTATCTACAGAGGCAGAGAAGGACAAAGATATTGTTGCAGTTCATGCAGGAATGAGAATGGAGCGGCCCATTGAATTGTTCCAGGAAAAATTTCAAGATCGTTTTTTTGATGTTGGAATTGCTGAGCAACATGCGGTTACATTTTCAGCTGGTTTAGCAAGTGGTGGACTGAGACCCTTTTGTATTATTCCTTCCGCCTATCTTCAAAGAGCTTATGATCAG GTTGTCCACGATGTCGACCGGCAAAAAGTCCCTGTGCGTTTTGCCATTACAAATGCAGGATTGGTTGGTTCAGATGGACCAGTGTCCTGTGGACCATATGACATAACTTTTATGTCATGCTTaccaaacatgatagtcatggcGCCCTCCGATGAGTTTGAACTTGCTCGCATGGTGTCCACAGCAGCTCAAATTGATGACCGGCCAGTGTGTTTCCGGTATCCTAGTGGTGCCCTTGTCAGTTTAAACAATTGCATTGGTAGTACAATACCTATTGAG ATTGGCAAGGGAAAAGTTCTTATAGAAGGTAAAGATGTTGCCTTGTTAGGATATGGAGCCATGGTTCAGAACTGTCTTTCTGCTCAGTCCCTTCTTTCAAAGCTTGGTGTGGAAGTTACTGTTGCCGATGCCAGGTTTTGCAAGCCCCTTGACCTGAAGCTTGTCAGAGGTCTTTGTGAAAATCATGCTTTTCTGATTACGGTTGAGGAAGGATCTGTAGGAGGATTTGGGTCTCATGTTGCCCAATTCATTGCCCTTGACGGAAAGCTTGATGGAAGAATCCAG TGGCGACCAATTGTATTGCCGGATACGTACATCGAACATGCATCTCCAAATGAACAGCTTATTAGTGCAGGTCTCACTGGTCATCACATTGCTGCAACTGCATTATCTTTGCTTGGCCGAACCCGAGAAGCCCTCCTTTTGATGTGCTAA
- the LOC141605570 gene encoding putative 1-deoxy-D-xylulose-5-phosphate synthase, chloroplastic isoform X2: MELKQLADEIRGELSHLVSKGQRALQASLPVVELTVAIHYVFHAPMDKILWDKGDQTYAHKLLTGRRSLMSTLGQKNGLSVCTSRSESEFDPFGSGHGCSSISAGLGFAVARDIKGKRERVVSIISNETTSAGQVYEAMSNAGYLDSNLLVILNDSRHSLHPKLDEDSRTPINALSSTLSKLQSSKSFRRFREVAKGLTKRVGKGLYEWAAKVDEYARGMLGPAGSTLFEELGLYYIGPVDGNNVEDLICVLQEVSSLNSMGPVLVHVMTNEITSPAILPTDTTENLDTDTPIPETLLAGIGPRTYCDYFVEALSTEAEKDKDIVAVHAGMRMERPIELFQEKFQDRFFDVGIAEQHAVTFSAGLASGGLRPFCIIPSAYLQRAYDQVVHDVDRQKVPVRFAITNAGLVGSDGPVSCGPYDITFMSCLPNMIVMAPSDEFELARMVSTAAQIDDRPVCFRYPSGALVSLNNCIGSTIPIEIGKGKVLIEGKDVALLGYGAMVQNCLSAQSLLSKLGVEVTVADARFCKPLDLKLVRGLCENHAFLITVEEGSVGGFGSHVAQFIALDGKLDGRIQWRPIVLPDTYIEHASPNEQLISAGLTGHHIAATALSLLGRTREALLLMC, encoded by the exons ATG GAGCTCAAACAATTAGCTGATGAAATTCGCGGAGAGCTTTCACACCTGGTATCAAAAGGACAGAGAGCTTTACAAGCTAGCCTACCTGTGGTGGAGTTGACTGTTGCCATTCACTATGTTTTTCATGCACCAATGGACAAAATCTTGTGGGATAAAGGAGATCAA ACATATGCCCATAAGTTACTCACTGGAAGGAGATCCCTGATGAGCACACTTGGACAGAAGAATGGACTTTCTGTCTGTACAAGTCGGTCTGAGAGTGAGTTTGATCCATTTGGCTCAGGTCATGGATGCAGCAGTATCTCTGCTGGACTTG GATTTGCCGTGGCAAGAGATATCAAAGGAAAAAGGGAACGTGTAGTATCTATTATTAGCAATGAAACAACCAGCGCTGGTCAGGTTTATGAGGCGATGAGTAATGCTGGGTATTTGGACTCCAACTTACTGGTGATTTTAAATGACAGTCGTCACTCTTTGCATCCTAAGCTTGATGAGGACTCTAGGACACCTATTAATGCACTTTCTAGTACATTGAGCAAGCTTCAATCCAGTAAATCTTTCCGTCGATTCAGAGAAGTTGCTAAG GGTCTTACTAAGAGAGTCGGCAAAGGGTTATATGAATGGGCTGCAAAAGTCGATGAATATGCTCGTGGTATGCTGGGACCTGCAGGATCTACTCTTTTTGAAGAGTTAGGTCTCTATTACATCGGCCCAGTAGATGGTAACAACGTCGAAGACCTCATTTGTGTGCTGCAAGAAGTATCGTCATTGAATTCAATGGGGCCTGTGCTGGTTCATGTCATGACAAATGAAATTACTTCCCCAGCTATACTGCCGACTGATACCACAGAAAATCTTGATACTG ATACACCTATTCCTGAGACATTGCTTGCTGGCATTGGTCCTCGGACATATTGTGATTACTTTGTAGAGGCTTTATCTACAGAGGCAGAGAAGGACAAAGATATTGTTGCAGTTCATGCAGGAATGAGAATGGAGCGGCCCATTGAATTGTTCCAGGAAAAATTTCAAGATCGTTTTTTTGATGTTGGAATTGCTGAGCAACATGCGGTTACATTTTCAGCTGGTTTAGCAAGTGGTGGACTGAGACCCTTTTGTATTATTCCTTCCGCCTATCTTCAAAGAGCTTATGATCAG GTTGTCCACGATGTCGACCGGCAAAAAGTCCCTGTGCGTTTTGCCATTACAAATGCAGGATTGGTTGGTTCAGATGGACCAGTGTCCTGTGGACCATATGACATAACTTTTATGTCATGCTTaccaaacatgatagtcatggcGCCCTCCGATGAGTTTGAACTTGCTCGCATGGTGTCCACAGCAGCTCAAATTGATGACCGGCCAGTGTGTTTCCGGTATCCTAGTGGTGCCCTTGTCAGTTTAAACAATTGCATTGGTAGTACAATACCTATTGAG ATTGGCAAGGGAAAAGTTCTTATAGAAGGTAAAGATGTTGCCTTGTTAGGATATGGAGCCATGGTTCAGAACTGTCTTTCTGCTCAGTCCCTTCTTTCAAAGCTTGGTGTGGAAGTTACTGTTGCCGATGCCAGGTTTTGCAAGCCCCTTGACCTGAAGCTTGTCAGAGGTCTTTGTGAAAATCATGCTTTTCTGATTACGGTTGAGGAAGGATCTGTAGGAGGATTTGGGTCTCATGTTGCCCAATTCATTGCCCTTGACGGAAAGCTTGATGGAAGAATCCAG TGGCGACCAATTGTATTGCCGGATACGTACATCGAACATGCATCTCCAAATGAACAGCTTATTAGTGCAGGTCTCACTGGTCATCACATTGCTGCAACTGCATTATCTTTGCTTGGCCGAACCCGAGAAGCCCTCCTTTTGATGTGCTAA
- the LOC141605569 gene encoding potassium channel AKT1-like — translation MKEWLKTTVCGKRSRNSVEQNSTEGTSQYSLSNGVLPSLGARSNRGIALRRFTLSPFSPRYKLWETGLVALVFYTAWVSPFEFGFLKNPIKGLAIADNVVNAFFAFDIVLTFFVAYIDSQTYLLIDNRSDIAWRYLKTWFLFDTISTIPSEFVGKVLPDNIHAYGLFNMLRLWRLRRVSQMFSRLEKDRKFSYFWIRCCKLVFVTLFAVHCAGCFYYYLAAHYPDPAKTWIALQIADFRTANLGHLYVTTMYWSITTLSTTGYGDLHPVNIREMIFVLFYMLFNLGLTAYLIGNMTNLVVHGTSRTRNFRDTIQAASSFAQRNRLPVRLQDQMLAHLCLKYRADSEGLQQQEILESLPKAIKSSISQFLFYQLLDKVYLFRGVSSDLLFQLVSEMKAEYYPPKEDVILQNEAPTDLYVLVHGVMELVVSKHGNEQVIKEVKAGDVCGEICVLCYRPQLFTVRTKRLCQLLRLNRIALLNLVQANVGDGAIIMNNLLEYLKGQDDPIMQSVLRDVEKMVGEGQTDLPLGLCFAAGRGDESLLLQLLKRGSDPNELDTNGRTPLHIAAAHGNKDCASSLISFGADPNIKDYEGSVPLWDAIVGKHESLIKLLLDNGASLASGDVTRYASYAIEQDSLKILEDIHKYGGDLTSANSTGTTPLHAAVTDGNIPMVKFLLDQGADIDKADEHGWTPRTLADFHANEELIALFNTKKLADINSYARASNKKESLTFRIQKYPSTGSIPIPPEAPVMIPVEKHPRRRVNNFQNSLFGVVSAATRGETTAEEESMTELKGHENQNDGRVTLRCPGISEARKLVRLPDTIQELLQIGSQKFGCHCIQVLTTDGAEIDDIGLIRDGDHLCLVHDAKNKLPLSS, via the exons ATTGTGGGAGACAGGTCTAGTAGCATTGGTGTTCTACACAGCATGGGTGTCACCATTCGAATTCGGGTTCCTTAAGAATCCGATAAAAGGACTTGCAATAGCAGATAATGTGGTGAATGCATTTTTCGCGTTTGATATAGTGTTGACCTTCTTTGTAGCATACATTGATTCACAAACATACCTCCTCATTGATAATAGAAGCGACATAGCTTGGAGGTACTTGAAAACTTGGTTTCTTTTCGATACCATATCGACTATCCCTTCTGAATTTGTGGGCAAAGTACTTCCTGATAACATCCATGCTTATGGCCTCTTTAATATGCTCCGCCTTTGGCGTCTTCGAAGAGTTAGTCAGATGTTCTCCAG ATTGGAGAAAGATCGCAAATTTAGCTACTTTTGGATCAGATGTTGTAAGCTAGTGTTT GTGACCCTTTTCGCGGTTCATTGTGCTGGCTGCTTTTACTACTACCTGGCAGCCCATTACCCAGACCCGGCAAAGACATGGATAGCTCTTCAAATAGCAGATTTCCGTACCGCGAATCTAGGGCACTTGTATGTCACAACAATGTATTGGTCCATCACCACGCTTTCAACTACCGGCTATGGTGATCTTCACCCTGTTAATATAAGGGAGATGATCTTTGTCCTCTTTTATATGCTCTTCAATCTTGGCCTCACTGCCTACTTGATTGGTAATATGACCAATCTTGTGGTTCATGGTACCAGCCGAACTCGTAACTTT AGGGACACAATTCAAGCAGCATCAAGTTTTGCACAAAGGAATAGGCTTCCAGTAAGACTCCAAGATCAAATGCTTGCTCACTTGTGTTTGAAATACAGAGCTGATTCTGAAGGACTTCAGCAGCAAGAGATTCTCGAGTCCCTTCCTAAGGCTATCAAATCCAGCATTTCTCAGTTTCTGTTCTATCAATTGCTTGACAAGGTCTATCTGTTTCGTGGTGTATCCAGCGACTTGCTTTTCCAGCTG GTTTCTGAAATGAAGGCGGAGTACTATCCACCCAAAGAAGATGTGATACTACAGAATGAAGCACCCACGGATCTTTATGTGCTAGTACATGGTGTGATG GAACTTGTTGTGTCCAAGCATGGAAATGAGCAG GTAATTAAAGAGGTTAAAGCAGGAGATGTGTGTGGAGAGATATGTGTTCTGTGTTACAGGCCACAGCTTTTCACAGTCCGGACCAAGAGGTTATGTCAGCTGCTGCGTTTGAATCGAATAGCTCTCCTTAATCTTGTACAGGCAAATGTGGGAGATGGAGCAATTATTATGAATAACCTCTTAGAG TATCTAAAAGGTCAGGATGATCCAATAATGCAAAGTGTGCTACGAGATGTGGAGAAAATGGTAGGCGAAGGTCAAACAGATCTGCCTCTGGGTTTATGCTTTGCAGCTGGACGAGGAGATGAGTCGTTGTTGCTACAGTTGCTAAAACGAGGTTCTGATCCCAACGAGCTAGACACGAATGGTCGCACTCCTCTG CATATTGCAGCTGCCCATGGAAATAAAGATTGCGCCAGTTCACTCATCTCGTTCGGGGCTGATCCAAACATTAAAG ACTATGAAGGGAGTGTGCCGCTTTGGGATGCAATAGTGGGCAAGCATGAGTCCTTGATTAAGCTACTTCTGGACAATGGGGCATCTCTAGCTTCAGGGGACGTGACTCGATATGCTTCCTACGCTATAGAGCAAGACAGTCTAAAGATACTAGAGGACATTCACAAGTATGGCGGTGATTTAACTTCGGCCAATAGTACTGGAACTACACCACTTCATGCTGCGGTTACTGATGGAAACATCCCAATGGTGAAGTTTCTTCTCGATCAAGGGGCCGACATCGACAAGGCCGATGAGCATGGATGGACTCCGAGGACGTTGGCTGATTTCCATGCCAATGAAGAGCTTATTGCATTATTCAATACTAAGAAATTGGCTGACATTAATTCCTATGCTAGAGCTTCGAACAAGAAAGAAAGTCTTACTTTTCGGATCCAAAAATACCCGAGTACTGGTTCGATTCCTATTCCTCCAGAAGCTCCTGTGATGATTCCGGTTGAAAAACACCCTAGACGCCGTGTTAACAACTTTCAGAATTCTCTTTTTGGTGTCGTCTCAGCTGCCACTAGAG GTGAAACAACAGCTGAGGAAGAAAGTATGACAGAATTGAAGGGACATGAAAACCAAAATGATGGCAGAGTAACATTGAGATGCCCAGGTATAAGCGAGGCCCGAAAGCTAGTCAGGTTGCCTGATACCATTCAAGAACTACTTCAAATTGGCAGTCAGAAATTTGGATGTCACTGCATTCAAGTATTAACAACAGATGGAGCTGAGATTGATGATATAGGACTCATTAGAGATGGCGATCACCTCTGCCTCGTCCATGATGCCAAAAATAAGTTGCCTTTGAGTTCGTAG